A single window of uncultured Pseudodesulfovibrio sp. DNA harbors:
- a CDS encoding tetratricopeptide repeat protein produces MEKFDNLDEYIADLKAKLEANPSCGNTHYNLGVAYLSRRDFMEAEREFLDAVAHSPRMAEGYVQLGGIALQRDDMESCLNYNIQATQQRPFFAVPWGNIGFILMQQGDYDKAHKALKKALKYDPEFAQAQATMSSLFIAMSDYEEADKLLKKILEKQSHFGPAWNNKAIVDAHFGHWADAAKCIAKAEESGFEVPEDFKKEVEENNK; encoded by the coding sequence ATGGAAAAATTCGACAATCTTGACGAGTACATTGCGGATCTCAAGGCTAAGTTGGAAGCAAACCCCTCCTGCGGTAATACCCATTACAATTTGGGCGTGGCATATTTGTCTCGCCGGGATTTTATGGAGGCTGAACGTGAATTTCTCGATGCCGTCGCTCATTCTCCGCGTATGGCAGAAGGGTATGTGCAGCTCGGCGGTATCGCCTTGCAGCGTGACGATATGGAGTCCTGCTTGAACTACAATATTCAGGCGACTCAGCAACGTCCGTTCTTTGCCGTGCCTTGGGGGAACATCGGTTTTATTCTCATGCAGCAGGGAGACTATGACAAGGCTCACAAAGCTTTGAAAAAGGCTCTCAAGTATGACCCTGAATTTGCTCAGGCTCAAGCCACCATGTCTTCTTTGTTTATTGCCATGAGTGATTATGAGGAGGCTGACAAGCTGCTCAAGAAAATTCTTGAAAAGCAGTCTCACTTTGGTCCGGCTTGGAACAACAAAGCTATTGTAGACGCTCACTTTGGCCACTGGGCAGATGCTGCCAAGTGTATCGCCAAGGCGGAAGAATCCGGCTTTGAAGTGCCCGAAGATTTCAAGAAGGAAGTGGAAGAAAATAATAAATAG
- a CDS encoding YkgJ family cysteine cluster protein, translated as MALDFTEYFEKYEAVVAEVDAVFKKFENEMGDLVKCGKGCSDCCYALFDVTLVEAMYINAKFNEKFSGLERSVIMTRADQADRQIHKLKRKVYKASQAGQPTNDILLEVAKARVRCPMLDDNDLCSIYENRPITCRLYGVPTSIGGVAHTCNKTGFKGGEKYPTVNMDIVLDKLLAIGKDLQEGIGSRFKELSEMLLPLSMALVTEYDEHYLGVGERVNLTIPKERVDELEQKAPKAAPEEVVAPDASKSEACSTCTQSKSACETCGESIVLGGGKK; from the coding sequence ATGGCGCTTGATTTTACCGAGTATTTTGAAAAGTACGAAGCCGTTGTGGCCGAGGTCGATGCCGTTTTCAAGAAGTTTGAAAATGAAATGGGTGATCTGGTTAAATGTGGTAAGGGGTGTAGTGACTGTTGTTACGCCCTGTTTGATGTCACTTTGGTTGAAGCCATGTACATCAATGCCAAGTTCAATGAAAAATTTTCCGGCTTGGAACGGTCTGTCATCATGACCCGTGCCGACCAGGCCGACCGCCAGATTCATAAGCTCAAGCGTAAAGTCTATAAGGCAAGCCAGGCTGGGCAGCCCACCAATGATATTTTGTTGGAAGTTGCCAAGGCCCGTGTGCGTTGCCCCATGCTGGATGACAACGATTTGTGTTCCATCTACGAGAACCGTCCCATAACCTGTCGGTTGTATGGTGTGCCCACTTCCATTGGAGGTGTGGCCCATACCTGTAACAAGACCGGTTTCAAGGGGGGCGAAAAATACCCGACAGTCAATATGGATATCGTCCTCGATAAATTGCTCGCTATTGGCAAGGACTTGCAGGAAGGCATAGGGAGCCGGTTCAAGGAATTGAGCGAAATGCTGTTGCCGTTGTCCATGGCTTTGGTGACAGAGTACGATGAACACTATTTGGGTGTGGGTGAACGTGTGAATCTGACCATCCCCAAAGAGCGGGTCGATGAACTGGAACAGAAGGCACCCAAGGCTGCTCCAGAAGAAGTTGTTGCCCCCGATGCGTCTAAATCTGAAGCATGTTCAACATGCACTCAGTCCAAATCTGCGTGTGAGACCTGTGGCGAGTCCATTGTTCTCGGCGGTGGGAAAAAATAA
- a CDS encoding ferredoxin has translation MGYTITIDTDKCTGDGECVDVCPVEVYELQDGKAVAVNEDECLGCESCVEVCESDAITIEEN, from the coding sequence ATGGGCTACACTATTACTATCGACACTGACAAGTGCACCGGCGACGGCGAATGCGTAGACGTTTGCCCCGTTGAAGTTTACGAACTTCAGGACGGCAAAGCCGTTGCAGTTAACGAAGACGAATGTCTCGGTTGTGAGTCCTGCGTTGAGGTTTGCGAATCCGACGCTATCACTATCGAAGAGAACTAG